A DNA window from Naumovozyma dairenensis CBS 421 chromosome 8, complete genome contains the following coding sequences:
- the SNF1 gene encoding AMP-activated serine/threonine-protein kinase catalytic subunit SNF1 (similar to Saccharomyces cerevisiae SNF1 (YDR477W); ancestral locus Anc_5.611): protein MEQSPPQQQQQQPIKTDPSSSSRQHHHHHHHHHHHHHSTPGGSTGSGSRNGLGDGAHIGNYQIVKTLGEGSFGKVKLAYHMTTGQKVALKIINKKVLAKSDMQGRIEREISYLRLLRHPHIIKLYDVIKSKDEIIMVMEYAGNELFDYIVQRDKMSENEARRFFQQIISAVEYCHRHKIVHRDLKPENLLLDEHLNVKIADFGLSNIMTDGNFLKTSCGSPNYAAPEVISGKLYAGPEVDVWSSGVILYVMLCRRLPFDDESIPVLFKNINNGVYTIPKFLSQGASSLIKRMLIVNPLNRISISEIMQDEWFKVDLPEYLLSQDLRNQAEEQQQQQQKQGKESETDEVNTSVASENNDATNALTEEIDDALVTTLSKTMGYEKEEIYESLESSEDTPAYNEIRDAYMLIKDNRSLVRDMKADKSIGNELDTFLAQSPPSFDKLQQRRMQTTTMDSSSSPSSSSKKHSKRTASSVTQQRTYHQAPYMDQSKEEDSTISILPTSLPQIHRANMLAQGLPAASKISPLVNKKSKTKWHFGIRSRSYPLDVMGEIYIALKNLGAEWARPSEEDLWTIRVRWKYDNGSINNNNGNMTMISNNSNNINSTNTMTSSNDAIPDLMKMVIQLFQIETNNYLVDFKFDGWENSNGQVVTNSNISEDEMSTFSAYPFLHLTTRLIMELAVNSQGN, encoded by the coding sequence atggaacAATCCCCgccacaacaacaacaacaacaaccaatAAAGACAGACCCATCCTCTTCATCTCgtcaacatcatcatcatcaccaccaccaccatcaccatcatcacTCCACTCCTGGCGGTTCAACCGGTAGTGGCTCCAGGAATGGTCTAGGAGATGGTGCTCATATTGGTAATTATCAAATAGTGAAAACATTAGGAGAAGGTTCATTCGGTAAAGTGAAGCTAGCTTACCACATGACTACTGGTCAAAAAGTGGCTctcaaaatcatcaataagAAAGTACTAGCTAAGAGTGACATGCAAGGTCGTATTGAGAGAGAAATTTCATACTTGAGATTATTGAGACATCCtcatattatcaaattgtACGATGTTATTAAATcgaaagatgaaattattatggTTATGGAATATGCGGGAAATGAATTGTTTGATTATATCGTACAGAGAGATAAGATGAGTGAGAATGAGGCAAGGAGGTTTTTCCAACAGATTATTAGTGCCGTGGAATATTGTCATAGACATAAGATTGTTCATAGAGATTTAAAGCCGGAAAATTTGTTATTGGATGAACATTTGAATGTCAAGATTGCAGATTTTGGGTTATCTAATATTATGACTGATGGGAATTTCTTGAAGACTTCATGTGGGTCTCCAAATTATGCAGCTCCTGAAGTTATTAGTGGAAAATTGTATGCTGGTCCAGAAGTGGATGTTTGGTCTTCGGGGGTCATCCTTTATGTCATGTTATGTCGTCGTTTACCCTTCGATGATGAAAGTATTCCTGTTTtgttcaaaaatattaataacgGGGTTTACACTATCCCTAAATTTTTATCTCAAGgtgcttcttctttaattaaaaGAATGCTGATTGTCAATCCATTAAATAGAATAAGTATTAGTGAAATCATGCAAGATGAATGGTTTAAAGTCGATTTACCTGAATATTTATTGTCCCAAGATTTAAGAAACCAAGCTGAAgagcaacaacaacaacaacaaaagcAAGGGAAAGAATCAGAAACTGACGAAGTAAATACATCTGTTGCTTCCGAGAATAACGATGCAACTAATGCATTAACTGAAGAAATAGATGATGCCTTAGTGACAACATTATCAAAGACAATGGGGtatgaaaaggaagaaatttATGAATCTTTAGAATCAAGTGAAGATACTCCTGCATACAATGAAATTAGAGATGCTTATATGCTAATTAAGGATAACAGATCTCTAGTAAGAGATATGAAAGCAGATAAATCAATTGGTAACGAGTTAGATACATTCTTAGCACAATCACCTCCCTCTTTTGACAAATTACAACAAAGAAGAATGCAAACCACTACTATggattcatcatcttctccttcttcttcaagtAAGAAACATTCCAAACGTACAGCAAGTTCTGTAACTCAACAAAGAACTTACCATCAAGCGCCATACATGGATCAatctaaagaagaagactCCACAATTTCCATATTACCAACATCATTACCACAAATTCACAGAGCGAATATGTTAGCTCAAGGATTACCAGCTGCATCCAAGATATCGCCATTAGttaataaaaaatctaAGACAAAATGGCACTTCGGTATTAGATCACGTTCGTATCCATTAGATGTCATGGGTGAAATTTATATCgctttgaaaaatcttgGTGCAGAATGGGCAAGACCTtctgaagaagatttatGGACCATAAGAGTTAGATGGAAATATGATAATGGatcaatcaataataacaacgGTAATATGACAATGAttagtaataatagtaataatataaattcaacaaatacTATGACTTCAAGTAATGATGCCATCCCTGActtaatgaaaatggttATCCAATTATTTCAAATCGAAACAAATAACTATCTTGTTGATTTCAAGTTTGATGGTTGGGAAAATTCAAACGGCCAAGTGGtaacaaattcaaatatttccGAAGATGAAATGAGTACATTTTCTGCCTATCCTTTCTTACATTTAACTACAAGATTAATTATGGAATTAGCTGTAAATAGTCAAGGAAATTAA
- the NDAI0H00950 gene encoding uncharacterized protein (similar to Saccharomyces cerevisiae YDR476C; ancestral locus Anc_5.610), giving the protein MARSNADIIAQWNNKKEKGSRRQVALEDILEVFGCIPTLKVSGIKLKEIDSDSFTIQYRYNDDLEHPMDVLIPIDNEKYGDGSDPEEMDEILTNIGTDATKSRGLSSFQINEVKCPSSLVDWLIILGVTLPTLCYLYRPVLYYLFECIPSFGYSNIKETLVTILDDDFVIIMIIISEFVIHFVETWFLLRPKLLYYRVPTDFILEWYFFGILEGYGPVKRLEQLAQKYKISKDKKE; this is encoded by the coding sequence atggcaAGGTCAAATGCCGATATTATTGCTCAATGgaataataagaaagaaaagggGAGCAGAAGGCAAGTTGCATTAGAAGATATCTTGGAAGTCTTCGGTTGTATCCCGACTTTAAAAGTCTCTGGcatcaaattgaaagaaattgacTCTGATTCGTTTACTATTCAGTATAGGTATAATGACGATTTGGAACATCCAATGGACGTCTTGATACCAATTGATAATGAGAAATATGGTGATGGTTCCGATCCTGAAGAGATGGATGAAATTTTAACAAACATCGGTACCGACGCAACAAAGTCACGTGGATTATCTTCGTTTCAAATCAATGAAGTTAAATGTCCCTCATCTCTAGTGGATTGGTTAATCATTTTGGGAGTCACTTTACCCACGTTATGTTATTTGTATCGTCCAgtattgtattatttgtttgaaTGTATTCCGTCTTTTGGATACTCAAATATTAAGGAAACATTGGTAACGattttagatgatgattttgttATAATCATGATTATTATCTCGGAGTTTGTCATTCATTTTGTAGAGACTTGGTTCCTTTTAAGACCCAAATTACTTTATTATAGAGTTCCTACAGATTTTATCCTTGAATGGTATTTCTTTGGTATCTTAGAAGGATATGGTCCCGTGAAGAGATTAGAACAACTAGCCCAGAAATATAAGATATCTAAGGACAAGAAGGAGTAA
- the JIP4 gene encoding Jip4p (similar to Saccharomyces cerevisiae JIP4 (YDR475C) and YOR019W; ancestral locus Anc_5.609) has product MFNSKHENEMLRKAYRHLTLYPPAQSSTATSTSPMATPAPSSPSPTNPYPYLKYKPCVSFNTVPITSSNLEIDKEYESDFPGVQLYSTDYTMDEFYDNESGYISDNSDFHQHDKYITSSSFSNLRNRSPPPRSSKGNTVALGKLFKIAENGKIVREDYPSRPTVSNEAVVINRIVLNYEKLSLQRKRQIDKRLDDKPKFFKYSDILFSRPNSKIKKKSKISEEEAYVPLTKEQKRKEKILNEQIGYPTNPRTIICHLSGRRHTWVSLDWTIKQFAQDTDNVVIVANIPKMRSVLSSSTNARSRSMSRSRSRSRMRQQQQQRSPSMSPTRSSFSNDYEWTSGYNKTLIEQKLRDIFEYISLLLSKSPKSIKISVEIIIGKTKKMFTDVIDIYTPDFIVSSTLKWERTDNLVRWKSKTLTDKLCTSFPIPVFVVPAMRMFEFEIQLAEQFPSSSSLSSFSTFQKDYEKGRRPVLLHANTTQTPAIFTNDIANDGTVPYRGPDSNNYYHTDAYSSDDLYSKQFDNLLISQEQRRRDAMYDSTDTDEYETSDDDDDSTNENEDQISINSENSTVSLKTKLHKSARKHRREMINKMSNILNDPNLNIEQKQLSRLDIIIDSSLKFSLEMELLPIDSLSNNNNNKGVGFEKLKNVLTRQDMITPPSSKKSMLDVAPQKTKKKKQTALSSPSVPKLSRTREEENGMGTYHLTPVRSYDIASTALSRATRTGIRDKSPLGLSPVPSAPSKQQQKLNLPRMKSYDDTLRKVRSNEFEKRSYNNSPVRIQSPKSSNKGGGGGGGGGGLFSFFSRKPSSPSARSDSSDYDSDYIGFKPQRSYNSLKPSKKTPKKKTGLFGWSKNKA; this is encoded by the coding sequence ATGTTTAACTCTAAACATGAGAATGAAATGCTACGGAAGGCATATAGACATTTGACACTTTACCCTCCTGCTCAATCATCAACCGCTACATCTACATCTCCCATGGCCACGCCAGCACCATCATCTCCTTCACCAACCAACCCATATCCATACTTGAAGTATAAACCATGTGTTTCCTTCAATACTGTCCCAATAACATCAAGCAATCTAGAAATAGACAAAGAATATGAATCTGATTTCCCCGGAGTCCAACTATATTCAACCGATTATACAATGGATGAATTTTACGACAATGAATCCGGATACATATCAGATAATTCAGATTTCCATCAACATGACAAATACATAACCTCAAGTAGTTTCTCCAATTTACGCAATAGATCTCCTCCTCCACGTAGCTCCAAGGGTAACACTGTAGCTTTGGGGAAATTGTTTAAGATTGCTGAGAATGGCAAAATTGTAAGAGAAGATTATCCAAGTAGACCCACTGTTTCTAATGAAGCCGTTGTAATTAATAGAATAGTATTGAATTATGAGAAATTATCGTTACAAAGGAAAAGACAAATCGATAAGAGATTGGATGATAAAccgaaatttttcaaatatagTGATATCTTATTCTCACGTCCTAACTCtaagataaagaagaaatcgaAAATAAGTGAAGAGGAAGCTTATGTGCCCTTGACGAAGGAACAAAAAAggaaagagaaaatattgaatgaaCAAATAGGATACCCAACAAATCCAAGAACAATCATTTGTCATTTGAGTGGACGTCGTCATACGTGGGTTTCCCTTGATTGGACCATAAAACAATTCGCTCAAGACACTGATAATGTGGTCATCGTAGCAAATATTCCCAAGATGAGATCGGTACTTTCTTCGAGTACGAATGCAAGGTCAAGATCAATGTCAAGATCAAGATCACGTTCCAGAATgagacaacaacaacaacagagGTCACCTTCGATGTCTCCAACCCGCTCTTCTTTCAGTAACGATTATGAATGGACTTCTGGATACAATAAAACACTAattgaacaaaaattaagGGACATTTTcgaatatatatctttacTCCTTTCAAAATCCCccaaatcaattaaaatttcagtagaaataataataggcaaaacaaagaaaatgttTACAGATGtaatagatatatataccCCAGATTTTATTGTTTCCAGTACGTTAAAATGGGAAAGAACAGATAATTTAGTCCGTTGGAAATCCAAAACCTTAACAGATAAATTATGTACCTCATTTCCTATACCAGTGTTCGTCGTACCAGCAATGAGAATGTTCGAATTTGAAATACAATTGGCGGAACAATTcccatcatcatcatcattatcatcattctcAACTTTCCAAAAGGACTATGAGAAAGGAAGAAGACCTGTACTTTTGCATGCAAATACTACACAAACTCCAGCAATCTTTACAAATGATATTGCAAATGATGGGACCGTTCCCTATAGGGGACCTGATTCgaataattattatcacACGGACGCTTACTCTTCCGATGATCTATATTCAAaacaatttgataatttattgatatcaCAAGAACAGAGACGTCGTGATGCAATGTATGATAGTACTGATACTGATGAATACGAGACAAgtgatgacgatgatgacAGTACCAATGAGAATGAGGACCAaatatcaatcaattctGAAAATTCAACCGTATCtttaaaaacaaaattacATAAATCTGCAAGAAAACATAGACGTGAAATGATCAACAAAATgtcaaatattttaaatgacccaaatttgaatatcGAGCAAAAACAATTATCCAGATTGGATATAATTATCGACTcatctttgaaattctCATTAGAAATGGAACTATTGCCCATCGATTCACTCagcaacaataataacaacaagGGTGTCggttttgaaaaattgaaaaatgtgCTAACGAGACAAGATATGATCACACCACCATCTTCCAAGAAATCAATGTTAGATGTAGCACCCCAAAAAaccaaaaagaaaaaacaaacagCATTATCATCCCCCTCTGTACCAAAGTTATCAAGAACGCGTgaggaagaaaatggaaTGGGTACATATCATTTAACACCAGTTCGATCTTATGATATTGCATCAACCGCATTATCACGGGCTACAAGAACAGGGATTAGGGATAAATCACCATTAGGGTTAAGTCCCGTACCTTCTGCTCCAAGCaagcaacaacaaaaattgaatttgcCAAGAATGAAAAGTTATGATGATACATTAAGGAAAGTCAGATCgaatgaatttgaaaaaagatcATATAATAACAGTCCCGTTAGAATCCAAAGTCCAAAATCAAGTAACAaaggaggaggaggaggaggtGGTGGTGGAGGATTATTTTCGTTTTTCAGTAGGAAACCATCAAGTCCAAGTGCCAGATCTGATAGCAGTGATTACGATAGTGACTATATCGGGTTTAAACCGCAACGGTCATATAATAGTTTGAAACCTTCCAAAAAAACCCCTAAGAAGAAAACAGGATTATTTGGCTGGAGTAAAAATAAAGCATGA
- the TRS31 gene encoding TRAPP subunit TRS31 (similar to Saccharomyces cerevisiae TRS31 (YDR472W); ancestral locus Anc_5.601) — translation MTQKTLITPAENSTTITQMDTSRSSRLYTESLMFKKDNVSLSAMTFLYQEMISYLHQSSTTMAEFEKKLSNYGESIGLRLLELLNFRASLSPKSFIDSSSSATTTTATTTTTSNITTTSATTGTGTAKIISENRTRSKSTTSKLANDTRTSSNSALRDHNTHHHHHHHTLEREKNLDVSLCKYITKMRRRDLKILDILQFIHGTLWSYLFNHVSDDLVKSSERANEYMIIDNSPVLTQFIPNNNNASLSCNYFVCGIIKGFLLSAGFPCSVNPHTMSTDEFDERLVYLIQFDQEVLEREALRA, via the coding sequence atgACACAAAAGACCCTCATAACACCAGCAGAGAACTCCACAACAATTACACAAATGGATACCAGTAGATCATCAAGATTGTATACAGAATCATTGATGTTCAAAAAGGATAATGTTTCACTATCTGCAATGACATTCTTATATCAAGAAATGATATCATATTTACATCAATCAAGTACGACAATGGCcgaatttgaaaagaaattatcaaattatGGGGAATCAATAGGGCTAAGGCTattagaattattgaattttagAGCATCATTATCACCAAAATCATTCAttgattcttcatcttctgcaacaacaacgacggcgacaacaacaacaacatctAATATTACAACCACTTCTGCAACAACTGGAACTGGAACAGCGAAAATAATATCGGAGAATAGAACAAGATCAAAAAGTACAACTTCCAAATTAGCAAACGATACACGtacttcttcaaattcagCATTAAGAGATCATAACACgcatcaccatcatcatcatcatacGTTAGAAAGGGAGAAAAATCTAGACGTATCACTATGCAAATACATCACCAAGATGAGACGTCgagatttgaaaatattagacATCTTACAATTCATTCATGGTACATTATGGTCGTACCTTTTCAACCATGTCAGTGATGATCTTGTAAAATCATCTGAAAGAGCCAACGAATATATGATCATTGATAATTCTCCCGTTTTAACTCAATTTataccaaataataataatgcatCATTATCTTGTAATTATTTCGTTTGTGGTATCATTAAGGGATTTCTTTTGAGCGCAGGCTTCCCTTGTTCTGTTAATCCTCATACTATGAGTACAGATGAATTCGATGAAAGATTGGTTTATTTGATACAATTCGATCAAGAAGTATTGGAAAGAGAAGCATTAAGGGCATAG
- the RPL27B gene encoding 60S ribosomal protein eL27 (similar to Saccharomyces cerevisiae RPL27B (YDR471W) and RPL27A (YHR010W); ancestral locus Anc_5.597): MAKFLKAGKVAVVVRGRYAGKKVVIVKPHDEGSKSHQFGHALVAGIERYPLKVTKKHGAKKVAKRTKIKPFIKVVNYNHLLPTRYTLDVESFKNVVSTETFEEPSQREEAKKVIKKAFEERHQAGKNQWFFSKLRF, from the coding sequence ATGGctaaatttttgaaagcAGGTAAAGTTGCCGTCGTCGTCCGTGGACGTTACGCTGGTAAGAAAGTCGTCATCGTTAAACCACATGATGAAGGTTCCAAATCTCATCAATTCGGTCATGCCTTAGTCGCAGGTATTGAAAGATATCCATTGAAGGTTACCAAGAAACATGGGGCTAAGAAGGTCGCCAAGAGAACTAAGATTAAGCCATTCATTAAAGTAGTCAACTACAACCATTTGTTACCAACAAGATACACTTTAGATGTtgaatctttcaaaaatgttGTCTCCACTGAAACTTTCGAAGAACCATCCCAACGTGAAGAAGCTAAGAAAGTTATTAAGAAGGCCTTTGAAGAAAGACATCAAGCTGGTAAGAACCAATGGTTCTTCTCTAAGTTGAGATTCTAA
- the UGO1 gene encoding mitofusin complex protein UGO1 (similar to Saccharomyces cerevisiae UGO1 (YDR470C); ancestral locus Anc_5.595) translates to MSRNFDDQTTSLFPSISSSAPSSSSGATSSLNTEPVGISRLQARPYYDPDTFNIGYSSVFNPDKGVLDINGTPIASKLSIANQNNSNTAGSKNIFQDSDSIFSKFPLIYGSNKRRNMYGNSNNNNILGNNNLNTNNSSKRISPPLEWNEIIILKKWKENIVQICKNFINVYFNHLIQQPFEISKIIMQIIDFKPPMILPSNSDGSIPNNTPIILEDSYGNIINEDQDTNGFQNLGNEKEEDDDDDEEEEIDYFPIKRSIELEPPTLNNDTSSDTNDTDDNTHRDKRNKRISLVDPNVITPLSLNTIDILNSIIDTEGIVGLWRANHTTFLLNFLKISINSWLVNLISSSLIGINNSTNILILPKSSFQHLILANLISNILTNLILIPIDLIKLKLIVTSINTDNKNKRSLRHMIKNWSWRNDGPKLPISIWLSTILKSIVTVTFGKNFDILIYYKFNLEKFSNWKIFYSIKFLSKIIELIFKLPVETILRRNQLNFLLNYNSNLKIKTIDNTPKKMYISKMKVKHTTTKTEENEPTSIELHDKLIIRPNFSTNISKDLWNGWKISLISVCCGYGFRMLNKIDDDLKLELEKF, encoded by the coding sequence ATGTCTAGAAACTTCGACGATCAAACAACAAGCCTTTTTCCAAgtatatcatcatctgcACCTTCCTCCTCCTCAGGAGCAACATCGTCCCTCAATACAGAACCTGTCGGAATATCAAGACTACAAGCAAGACCATATTATGATCCAGATACTTTTAATATAGGCTATTCATCTGTTTTCAATCCAGACAAAGGTGTATTGGATATCAATGGCACCCCTATAGCATCTAAATTATCTATCGCtaatcaaaataatagtaacacTGCTGGTAGCAAGAATATATTCCAGGATTCAGACTCCATTTTCTCGAAATTCCCATTGATATACGGTTCTAACAAAAGAAGGAACATGTATGGTAACTctaacaacaacaatatacTGGGGAATAATAACctaaatacaaataatagtagtaaACGTATATCACCACCATTGGAATGGaatgaaataattattcttaaaaaatggaaagaaaatatagtacaaatttgtaaaaatttcattaatgtcTATTTtaatcatttaattcaacaaccttttgaaatttcaaaaattattatgcaaatcattgattttaaacCTCCAATGATTTTACCATCGAATTCTGACGGTTCTATACCTAACAATACTCCTATCATACTGGAGGATTCTTATgggaatattattaatgaagaCCAAGATACCAATGGTTTTCAAAATCTGGGgaatgaaaaggaagaggatgatgatgatgatgaagaagaggaaattGACTATTTCCCAATAAAAAGATCTATAGAATTAGAACCACCTACACTAAATAACGATACTAGCAGCGATACGAACGATACTGACGATAATACTCACAGAGATAAGCGAAATAAGAGGATTAGTTTAGTGGATCCAAATGTAATTACACcattatctttaaataCCATAGATATTTTGAACTCAATAATAGATACAGAAGGTATCGTTGGACTTTGGAGAGCAAATCATACTACAttcttattgaattttttgaaaatttccaTTAATTCATGGTTAGtcaatttaatttcatcatcattaattgGTATAAATAATTCCACAAacatattaatattacCTAAATCATCATTCCAACATTTAATATTGgcaaatttaatttcaaacaTCTTAACAAATTTAATCTTAATCCCAATTGATTTgattaaattgaaattgatagTAACATCCATAAAtactgataataaaaataaaagaagtTTAAGACATATGATTAAAAATTGGTCATGGAGAAATGATGGTCCCAAATTACCCATATCAATATGGttatcaacaatattaaaatcaataGTAACGGTAACTTTTGGtaaaaattttgatatcttaatttattataaatttaatttagAGAAATTCTCAAACTGGAAAATCTTTTATTcaatcaaatttttatctaaaattattgaattgatcTTTAAATTACCCGTCGAAACTATCttaagaagaaatcaattgaatttcttattgaattataatagtaatttgaaaattaaaacaattGATAACACCCCTAAAAAAATGTACATATCGAAGATGAAAGTAAAACATACCACAACGAAAACTGAAGAGAACGAACCTACTTCGATTGAATTGcatgataaattaattattagaccaaatttttcaacaaacatttcaaaagatttatGGAATGGTTGGAAAATAAGTTTAATTAGTGTTTGTTGCGGTTATGGATTCAGAAtgttaaataaaatagatgatgatttaaaattagaattggaaaaattctGA
- the SDC1 gene encoding Sdc1p (similar to Saccharomyces cerevisiae SDC1 (YDR469W); ancestral locus Anc_5.594): MDIKQLVKKDDNGSEQSNKSLEQAPSMNVNIATDSTETTQNNNETNEPISLEQTHEENNGDLDVGSSHSNVDGTQIEQEKSVKLEAKVTEDDNNNNGPDLKNINISETIGGTSTRKYINRYVTPFLLAGMKKIAVEKPEDPLRVLGEYLIEQSEKNERIRNHENK, from the coding sequence ATGGATATCAAACAACTTGTAAAGAAGGATGACAATGGAAGTGAACAATCTAATAAAAGTTTAGAACAAGCTCCATCTATGAATGTAAATATTGCTACAGACTCTACAGAAACCACCcagaataataatgagaCGAATGAGCCCATATCGCTTGAACAGACtcatgaagaaaataatggagATCTGGATGTAGGTTCATCACATTCGAACGTAGATGGAACTCAAATAGAGCAAGAAAAAAGTGTAAAACTGGAGGCCAAGGTAacagaagatgataataataataatggacCCgatctgaaaaatattaacatAAGTGAAACAATTGGTGGTACTAGTACTcgaaaatatatcaatcGATACGTTACACCATTTTTACTTGCTgggatgaagaaaattgcAGTTGAAAAACCGGAAGATCCCTTAAGAGTTCTTGGtgaatatttaattgaacaaaGTGAAAAAAACGAAAGAATACGAAAtcatgaaaataaataa
- the TLG1 gene encoding Tlg1p (similar to Saccharomyces cerevisiae TLG1 (YDR468C); ancestral locus Anc_5.593), producing MDGIEQTTDPFDQVVTDTKEQITRLQQFISSSKNTINETKDEIDEIIQDVEETLVDLNRSLVIMGDTVDASTLNKKQNLVKSLENDLNDLKSKIRDFNSYSNDDTPKNIDNPFSSTAANDDDEDDDLDDFKTVDVNHEASGGLANPFQEQMLREQDDHLDNIHDTMQNLHLQAQSMGQELEDQGQLLDEMDEGMSGVMHKLSRGRRQLEWVYEKNKERYNDCCIGLLIIILIILLVLAFIA from the coding sequence ATGGATGGGATAGAGCAAACAACAGATCCATTTGATCAAGTAGTCACAGATACAAAGGAACAAATAACAAGGTTACAACAATTTATATCGTCTTCGAAAAATACAATCAATGAAactaaagatgaaattgatgaaattattcAGGATGTAGAGGAAACATTAGTCGATTTAAATAGAAGTCTTGTAATTATGGGTGACACCGTTGATGCATCaactttaaataaaaagcAAAATTTAGTTAAGTCGTTGgaaaatgatttgaatgatttaaaatcaaaaatacGGGATTTCAATTCTTATTCAAACGACGATACTCCAAAGAATATCGATAATCCATTTTCTAGTACTGCTgctaatgatgatgatgaggatgacGATTTAGATGATTTCAAAACTGTGGATGTTAATCATGAGGCCAGTGGAGGGTTAGCTAATCCATTTCAAGAACAAATGTTAAGAGAACAAGATGATCatcttgataatattcatGATACTATGCAGAACTTACATTTACAAGCTCAATCAATGGGTCAAGAATTGGAAGATCAAGGCCAATTGTTAGATGAAATGGATGAAGGAATGAGTGGAGTTATGCATAAGTTATCTAGAGGGAGAAGACAACTTGAATGGGtttatgaaaaaaataaggaaaGATATAATGATTGTTGCATTGGGTTACTTATAATTATTCTAATCATATTATTAGTGCTAGCATTTATTGCATAA